One Acinetobacter colistiniresistens DNA segment encodes these proteins:
- a CDS encoding PA1571 family protein: protein MNVSESLVNHGFKHVLDSNPVNTCYMVDSQGKEVQITTAMIRLACHQLLQRCRTIKK, encoded by the coding sequence ATGAATGTGAGTGAAAGTTTAGTGAACCACGGTTTTAAGCATGTTTTGGACAGTAATCCTGTAAACACATGTTATATGGTAGACAGTCAAGGTAAAGAAGTTCAGATTACCACGGCAATGATTCGTTTGGCTTGCCACCAGCTGTTGCAGCGTTGTCGCACAATTAAAAAATAA